One Gemmatimonadota bacterium DNA window includes the following coding sequences:
- a CDS encoding Gfo/Idh/MocA family oxidoreductase, with amino-acid sequence MASRYRAAVIGLGRMGSTFDDEIDQGGSIFLPYCHAPSYQAASDVDLVAGADPHDEQRSIFGERWGIEGGHLYADYRDMLEKERIDLLSVCTTARIRSQIVQDAARAGVKAIWAEKPIALSLAEADAMVETCERHGVALAINCARRWHPFFSHARTMIEEDELGEIVQVTGYGQCGLSHNGSHLIDIVRYMAGGRVEWVYGEMESDEAAAGEKDLMGNGYLAFDNGVRAYVRGMPCGIANWEIDVLGTKGRFRSIANGQDAELVKLHPGGPRGRGVPGRMPFPWPVRYPSMGLTIVADLISAVEKGHPPKCSGVDGREALEVAIALRESHRRGGQKVHLPVPDRDSGILSSEIHQDDVPARVRRLRS; translated from the coding sequence ATGGCCAGCAGATACCGAGCCGCCGTGATCGGCCTCGGCCGCATGGGCAGCACCTTCGACGACGAGATCGATCAGGGCGGATCCATCTTCCTGCCCTACTGCCACGCGCCTTCCTACCAGGCCGCGTCTGACGTGGACCTGGTCGCCGGGGCGGACCCCCACGACGAGCAGCGTTCGATATTCGGCGAGCGCTGGGGCATCGAAGGTGGTCATCTTTATGCCGACTACCGCGATATGCTCGAGAAAGAGCGTATCGATCTGCTCAGCGTCTGCACTACGGCCCGGATCCGGTCGCAGATCGTGCAGGATGCCGCCCGCGCCGGCGTGAAGGCCATCTGGGCCGAAAAGCCCATCGCCCTGTCCCTGGCCGAGGCGGACGCCATGGTGGAGACATGTGAAAGGCACGGCGTCGCCCTGGCCATCAACTGCGCGCGGCGTTGGCATCCTTTCTTCTCCCACGCGAGGACCATGATCGAAGAGGACGAACTCGGTGAGATCGTCCAGGTGACGGGCTACGGCCAGTGCGGTCTTTCCCATAACGGCAGCCACCTCATCGATATCGTCCGGTACATGGCGGGCGGAAGGGTCGAATGGGTGTATGGCGAGATGGAATCCGACGAGGCCGCGGCCGGCGAGAAAGATCTCATGGGTAACGGTTACCTGGCCTTCGACAACGGGGTCCGGGCCTATGTCCGCGGCATGCCCTGCGGGATCGCGAACTGGGAGATCGACGTCCTCGGCACGAAGGGCCGCTTCCGCTCCATCGCGAACGGCCAGGACGCCGAACTGGTGAAGCTGCATCCCGGCGGACCGCGGGGCAGAGGCGTGCCGGGCCGCATGCCGTTTCCCTGGCCCGTTCGGTACCCGTCCATGGGACTGACCATCGTCGCGGACCTGATTTCGGCCGTCGAAAAAGGCCATCCCCCGAAGTGTTCCGGGGTGGACGGGCGCGAGGCCCTGGAAGTGGCCATCGCCCTCCGGGAGTCCCATCGAAGGGGAGGGCAGAAGGTCCATCTGCCCGTGCCAGACCGGGATTCGGGCATCCTGTCCTCCGAAATACACCAGGACGACGTACCGGCGCGCGTCCGGCGCCTGCGGAGTTAG
- a CDS encoding adenylyltransferase/cytidyltransferase family protein translates to MPQHTRNEARIVDLGEFPGLKAGEDLGAIVATSGGYDPLHPGHVSCLLESSAHGDTLVVIVNGDGFLRRKKGKPFMDLRARCQVVSCIRGVDYVIPFEIEDDDTVCEALRVIRPRVFTKGGDRTDMSNIPEWSVCKELGIEVISGVGLDKAWSSSDYLESWGRFWAGRAGRG, encoded by the coding sequence ATGCCGCAGCACACGCGAAATGAAGCCCGCATCGTAGACCTGGGTGAGTTCCCAGGCCTGAAGGCCGGAGAAGACCTGGGCGCCATCGTGGCCACCTCCGGCGGGTACGATCCGCTTCATCCCGGCCACGTCTCCTGCCTGTTGGAGTCGTCGGCCCATGGCGATACCCTGGTCGTCATCGTCAACGGCGACGGGTTTCTTCGCCGCAAGAAGGGCAAACCCTTCATGGATCTCAGGGCCCGTTGCCAGGTCGTCTCCTGTATTCGCGGCGTGGACTACGTCATACCTTTTGAAATAGAAGACGACGATACGGTCTGCGAGGCCCTGAGGGTGATCCGGCCCCGCGTGTTCACCAAGGGCGGTGACCGGACCGACATGTCCAATATCCCTGAGTGGAGCGTTTGCAAGGAACTCGGCATCGAAGTGATTTCGGGGGTGGGGTTGGACAAGGCCTGGAGCAGTTCCGACTACCTGGAATCGTGGGGACGATTCTGGGCCGGGCGCGCGGGCCGCGGGTAG